The Eschrichtius robustus isolate mEscRob2 chromosome 16, mEscRob2.pri, whole genome shotgun sequence DNA segment ACATCCCTTCTCTGGCCTCACTGTGGACTAAAGCTGGGGAGGAAGCTCCCTGAGCCCTTGGCCTCTGTAGGGGCCACGggacctgccccacccccagccgcTGCCTGGCCTCTTCATCCTGACGCTCCCCCTGCCTGTGTGTGCTGCTTCTAGGTACGGACCCGGAGGAGACCATTCTCCACGCCTTCAAGGTTTTCGACACTGAAGGGAAAGGTTTCGTCAAGGCTGATTTGTAAGtctcctctgccttctctccccAGAGTCTCAGGTGATAGATGGACTGGGGTCGGGTCAGGGTGGGTCGCAGCCCGGTCTCCTGTCCTGCCTGGAACTCAGGCATCTCAGGCAGCTTCCAGACAGGAGGCAGGAGGCCGCTACCCTGCCCAGTTCAGCCGTTACTAGatgtcccttcccctctctgggcctcggtgtcCCCATCTGTGTGGATGTGTATGGGGAACATGGGGTCCGCAGGCGAGGGCTTCCCAGTAGCGAGGGAGGAACGGGTGGGGGTAGAGGTGGGCCCTGAAGGAAGACTAAGGATCGCCctggctggagcagagagggCATGTTTGGGGTTGGTGAGGAGGAACGGGctgtggctgggggtgggaggggaggctggggtggggtggggtgggcggggggggtgCAGGCAGCACAGAGAGGAAAGCAGGGCCTGTGTGGGGTAGCCCTGGACCTTGAGTCTGCCCTGGGGGCATGGGAAAGCCTAAGAAGCAGTTAGGCAGGGGCAACATGGAGGCCAgcctggaggaggagaagagagggttGCAGCCGCCACAAGGGTCTTGGCCATCGGGATGGAGGCGAGTGGATGGGTGAGTGAAATACAAGAGGCCAGCACCAATGGGATCCAGGGTGTTGGGAAGAGGACTGGGCCAGATGTTAGCCAGGGCCCGAGTGGATGTGGGCATGGAGGCGGAGCCATGGGAAGGAACCagctcagctggggctgcagagagAGTGAGGTGGCCGTGGGCAGCTGTCCGGCCGCCACTGGGCTGGCATCACTGACGGAGGGAGCGCTAATGCCTGCTATGCCTGGGAGCCTCAGCCCGGGGAGAGCACAGGGCAGACAGCCAAGACTTGCGGGCCGGGGCGGGCCGGGCAGAGGCAGCCTGTCCAGGGGCTGAGACACTGAGCCGACCTCTGAGCTGTCCCTTCAGGGCCTCCAAGGCCTCCCTGGGCCTgtgggtgaccctgggcaggcAAGATTTCTTCCTTAGTCACAGGCTTCACGACCAATTACTGTGAGGCTTGAGGCCTCGGCTGGAGGCTGATTTTGCTTTCTATTCAATATTAGCACAGCACGtgatggaggtggggtgggagcgggcagcagggcagggaggaagagaggagggtCTATCTTGTCTCTCAGACGTTCTTACAGCCCCTCACCCCCCAGAGTTTTGAGCCACACTCTCCTCAGGGGTCGGGGAGGGGTTCCCGAGGTTCCCGAGGGTTTCTTCAGGCTGCAGCCCTCTCCTTCACCCCTCCCTCAGAGTCCGGGTTCCCACCCCCATCTTGGAGACCTAGGGAGGCACTGGGGGAACCCCCCAGGGTGGCCCGAACCCACCCCTCTACTGCCACCCACCTTCCCTCCCACTAGAGCAAAGTCAGGGCTGGGAGGAACCCTTTGGAGACCCAGTTTGGGAACCGCAGGCGCCATCCCCAGGCTATGGGATCTGAAAGACATGGCTGCCTGCCAGGCAGGCCACAGAGGAAGCTCTGGTTGAAAGAGAGTCTGTGAAAAGTCCCCAGCGTGGAGAGATGGAAACTGTGACTGTCCGGTAGTAACATAAACAGTGGAAAATGTGCGTCGGTCTGGAGCAGGGCGGTGGCTGCCGGCGCCACAGGGCACATGGGTGCTCAGGGCTCTGCTCAGCCCTCTggtcccacccctgccctctgcaCCCCCTGAGAGCTCTATGGAGCCCTCTGAGCTCCTGCGGGCACCAATCCCTCCCCCACAGCCTCAAATGCCCCACCTCTGGCCATTCCTCCAGGCCCCGGGCAGCTCTGGCCCCTGTGGGCAGCTGCTCTTCTGGACCACCCAGGGGGACAGGCCCCACCCTGCTGCTGCACATCAGTACCCctcccgagcctcagtttccctctctgtaaAAGGGGGATAATAGTACTCACTTCCCAGGGCTGTGAGGAGCAAAGGAGACCTGGGCAGGCGCAGGAGGACACGGACCTGGGTAGCCTTCCTGCCCCTTGGCTGAGTGCAAGCACCTTGCACGCTCCAAAGCACCTTACAAATGTCAGCAAAAATCATAAGCTGAAGAAGCAGTGCGTCTAGAACCAGGGCAAAGAGGCTCCCCTCAGCGACCTAGAGGTTGATCATTAGTGCACGATGGGACATCAGAGTGGCCCCCACAGTCATGTCGGGGTCCCAAGCTCATTTCATTGGGTCCCCATCTGATGTGAAGAGGGGAGTCCACATTACAATGGAGGCTGAGAGCTGAAGTGGCCGCCCGAGGCCACACAGCCATCTGGGGGCTGTAGGGCCAGCCCTGGTTGGTGTCCTCCTGGGCCATCAGCCCCAGGATCCACGTGTCCACATAGAGTGGCCCTTACCCTGAATGTGACCCTTTCTCTCCCTTGAACAGCATCAAAGAGAAGCTCATGACGCAGGCAGACCGCTTCAGTGAGGAGGAGGTGAGTGCCGGCTTTTCAGGGCCTGGCCCAGCGCTGACAAGCATCTTCCTGGGAAGTGCTCCTTCTTTAGTGATCCGCTGAGATGATGTCCCCCTTGACTCCTAGGATGGGAACAAGGATGGGTGGGATCCTGGCCTGCTGGCCTGGCCTCTGTGGCCTCCACCCTGATGCCTCCCTCTCCAAAGAGGGGAGCGACATTCTGCCTAATGCCCTTGGGTGACCCCTGGCTCTGGCCCCCACCTCGGCCCTGGTTGAGGCTGACTCCCGGCTCTTTCCCCAGATCAAGCAGATGTTTGCTGCTTTCCCGCCAGATGTGTGTGGCAATCTGGACTATAGGAACCTGTGTTACGTCATCACGCATGGCGAAGAGAAGGACTAAAAGGGGACCACCGACGCCCACCCCCACTCCATACACACATTCAGAGGCAGCAAACacagggccgggggtgggggagaggggcggCCGTTGAGGAGCCCCTGCAGCCAACATGTGTGTGCGCAAGGAAAAGGCTCCCTGGCCTGTGGGTCAGGGGCAAAGTAAGAATAAATAATGTAACAAGGTCTGAGGTTTTGTGATTAATGCTCCGGTTGGGGAGAAAGCTAAACATTCCTATGTTGTTGGTTTTTCCAAAGTTTTTACTTCCTGGCTTTGCTCAAATGTTCCTGATGAGCTGGTGTTTAGAACTAATTGACAGTTTTAATGATCCCCAGCTGGGGCACGGGACACTGCCTTCATTTATGAAgcctttattgagcacctagtgcGTGCCAGCCCTGGTGCCAGTCCCAGGGATGTGGAGATGAGCCAGCCCTGTCCCCGGGCTGAAAGATCATGCAGTGAGGGAGACAAGAACTGGGGTGGGGACAcagtggggaggaggtgggagcggGCCAGGAGAGACCTGGCAGCTAGAAGCCAGACAGAGGCAAAAAaggcggtggggggagggggtgggggtggattcAAGGGATGTTTAAGGAAGAGGCAAAGATTTCTTGAACAGGGCACGCATAGCACCAACCATATAACAAAAGAGCAGAAACTGGACTTCAAATTGAAAACTTCCACTCAGCAAAAGACACCATGAAGGGCGTGAAAAGGCAAGCCCAGGCTGGAGAAGATATTGGCAACAATAGATATTGACAAAGATCTTAAATCCCGAATATACTCTAAAAAAAATCCTAcacatcaggacttccctggtggcgcagtggttaagaatccgcctgccagtgtaggggacacgggttcgagccctggtccgggaagatcccacatgccgcggagcaactaagcccgtccgcctccactactgagcctgcgcgctagagcccgcaagccacaactactgagcccgtgtgccacaactactgaagcccgcgcgcctagaccccgtgccctgcaacaagagaagccaccacaatgagaaacctgtgcaccacaacgaagagtagccccggctcgccacaactagagaaagcctgtgtgcagcaacgaagcaaaaataaataataaataaattaaaaaagaaaaaaaggatgtaaGGTCCATGGAAgcaagggtttaaaaaaaaaatcctatacaTCAATAAGGGAAAGATAACCAAAACAGCAAACGAAAGCCAGGTAGGTGACgaggtcagtggcagagctgggggtggAACCCAGGCAGCATGGCTCCGAGCCTGTGCCCACAAGCTCTAGCCCACACTGCTACACCCTGCACTGGGACATGGGGGCGGGGACTGAATTGGGGGTCACAGTGAGGAGGTCCCTTTCCTTGTCCCTTGCCCTCCTGCACTCCATGTTCcctctgggggaggtggggagagaggcgTCCCCATCCGCCTGGGGCTCCCAGGCTCAGGACACAAGGGGTAAGATCTGCGGAGCAGGGCTGGGGAAGGCCcgaggcagaggaagaggaataTTCCAAaagatccctccctcctcccaggcctTGCTCTCTGCTCTCGAAGAGTTTAGCTTTCCTGGAAATCAAGGACTAAGCTGCCGAGGAACTCGTCAGACCTGTTTGTGTCCCCAGGAACCAGGCCAGAGCCAAGCTTTTGGAGGGAGTGGGAGCCATGGCTACCTGCTCCCCCGTCTGGCAGCTCCGGGCTGCCCTACTCCGTGACATCAGGCCTGCTGGCCCTGCATCGGCCCGGCTCCACGAGGACACGGGGTGGCCAGTGGGGAAGGCCGGAGGGGCTCCATGCAGCTCAGGAGGGGAGACTGGGAGCCTTTCCTTTGCTCATTCATTCCTCCGCCCTTCAGACAGCTGTCCACTTACACCCACTCTGTTCCAGGGCCCAGACGCAATCAGTAACGCCTATAACACCCAcctgggccctgggtgggggaccCACAGGGACAGGAGGCTCCAGTGGCCTAGGGCAAAGAAGgcgggaggggagtgggggaccAGTCGTGAGGCTATTGGTGGCTCCAAGGCCCTGGCCTCTGCTTCTCTTGGCGTTTTTCACAGCATTGCTTGCTCAGGGCCCCTCCCCTTCCAGCTGGGGCTCATTGGTGGTCTTGGCTGCCCCTGACCTGGGCCTACCACCAGCTGCCTTCAGTCTCCATGACTCTCTGTCTAGTTCCCGAGGGACACCTGGGTTGGCACTCCACGACCCCTAGATGGGTTCCTCTGGGTCCTCCTCTGGTCCAGGCAGCTGGGGTGGTCCACAGAGCTGCCCCTTCCAGGGGTGGGGGCTGAGGCTCCTGAAAGCCAGAGAGAAATTGACTCCTCCCTCCTGAGTCATCATATCTGGAATCACCTTTTTAAAGGTACAAGAACTACTGTGGCCTcccccacctgcccacctgccccttTACCACCATCTTTATGGCTCCGTGCTTCCCTGCACAGCCTCATTCAGTTCCTTGAGTGCCCTACATTccctcctgccacagggcctttgcatatgctgctCCTGCTGCCTAGGACACTCTCCCACCCACTCTCCCACTCTCCCATTGGATAAATGCCCAGTTACCCCTACTCAGCTTTCTGCTCTCAGCTCCATGTCACATGCCCTGTCCCTGAGGCCTGGAATAGGTCAAATCCCCTTCCGTGTACTTTCATGGCACCAAGTACTTTTGCTGGGGAGATGTACATGATGTTGGTCTTCCCCAGAGAGCTGTAAGCCTGGGATCAGGTTGGATTTTGCCCATCACTCTACCCCTAGCAACCCTCACTGGACCTGGCACCAAACAGACTCTTGGGAAACATTTAACCAACTCCAGGAGGCCCAGAAAGCTGATCTTGAGGTGCATGAGGCCACTGGAGGGGGCTTCTGTGGCCAGCACTGAGGTCTGGGCCTCCAGGAAGACACCACGGGCCAGAGGCTGAGGTCAGGGCCTGCACCCAGGCCAAAGCCATGCCCGAGGCTCCATGGGACCTGCCTGTCTGTC contains these protein-coding regions:
- the MYL10 gene encoding myosin regulatory light chain 10; translated protein: MFDQSQIQEFKEAFTIMDQNRDGFIDKEDLRDTFAALGRINVKNEELEAMVKEAPAPINFTVFLTMFGEKLKGTDPEETILHAFKVFDTEGKGFVKADFIKEKLMTQADRFSEEEIKQMFAAFPPDVCGNLDYRNLCYVITHGEEKD